TTTAACAACAAGCAGAGCACCCTTAATATTATAAATACCGTTATCCATTATTTCTTTAATCAAACGATGCTCAAAAACTTTGAAAAGAAAACGATCTCCAGGAAGTAAATCCACCTCAAAAGGCAAAGCAAAACACCAAGAGACATTAAGAATATCACGAACCCAAACAATAGAGGGGGGATTTGGAGAAACCAACCTGCCCAGTAAACGAAAAGAGTTATCAAAAGGGAGAGGCGTCGATTCCAAAGGACAACGATCATCACAGTTGAGTGCTTGAGTTTCCTGAATAAGCGCCTGGAGATTGAACATTGGTTGGTCCATGTTGCGGGAAAAGAGCAAGAAGTAGAAAAAGCCAAGGTGGGAgataagagaaaagagaggaaaaaggaaatgaagCTAATAGAAACAAAGAAGGACAGATTATGTGAAATTGACAGGTGAAAGTGGGATGGGAAACTGTGTAAGAACAGGTGTAAGAGCCAGATAGAGCAAAAAGGATGAGGAAACCTTTCCCTCGTTAGAGAGAAGGCagagtctctctctctagagaCATAGTTGTAAGAATAAGTTTTTGAGTAGGTGAATTTGGCTTAAGATATGAAAAGGATATATGCTTTTGCAGAGATTGAAAATATCACACAAGTGAAAGAATCTCttttcatgtttttattaattcaTGTTTGGAATTCAAACGGACTTagctcaatttttttatttttttaaacccacTCCAACGgttgggttcaattttattttatctttcttttcaatccgactctttttttttttttgaattattattattattattattttttaaattctcgGAGGGCAAGGTGGAATAGACGCAAATGAGGTCGGCGGAGAAGACGTCGAGCATTGACAAACTCCCATTGAAGGAACGGGGAACTCACCAATTTGGGCCTCTTTCCGATGGGTGAATTGTCGTATTTCTTCGCCCCTTAACAACCTCCCGCTCTTGCCCATCAGATTTTGAGGAGCTACCATTGGCATTCTCACCGCACCCCTCCGAATCGAACGAAACCATACCACCGTGGCTTGAGAGGAAGACTATGAGGTTTGGGCGTGAGAAGAGCTGATGAACCATATTAATCAAATTAGTGTCATATGTTGAACTTTCATTCCTACAATTTGGTGTCAAGAattgaaggaaaataaaaagaaaggaaaattatattattggtccatgtggttggcctaaatgacaaatcactccctgtgaTATTAAAATGAATTCAGAAATTCCTGTGATTAatctaatttacaaatcgtttTCTGAAATTAAATTGTGTTAAAAATTTTCACAAATTTTGTTAGGCACCATACCAGTACCAATCAAATAtcgacacgtgtcactcttaataaaaaaatataaaatatacaaaatttaaaaaattattttaaaaaattgaaaaaaaaaaaaaatagaaatgttGGTTGTAGGTTGAGCAGCCACCCCAGCCAccctttcaatttttatttttttaaaaataatttttaagttttatatatttatatttttttaattaagagtgacacgtgtcactatcTTATTGGATCTAACTTGGTTCTTAACGGaatatgtcaaaaaatttaattaaatttaactttaaggagggatttgtaaattaggccaactaCAGAGaccaataatataatttttcctaaaaagaaaGCCATAGTTTGGTGTTGTTTCAGTAGGtgtgagttatatatatatatgtgagagAGAGCAATGGTAGCTGGGGGAGCTTTGCCTCAGCagaaaaaacccataaaaaatcACCTTCCCCTAAacataaattttgaaatatattcaatatttttaaaCTATAATTCACTTTACCAAATATGTTTttcctaattttgtttttgttttctaaaccattcaaatataaattcaaaacttttttttttggtatttacaattttaaatttttttaaaaaaatacaaaagaatagTACACCCAAATGAATTCTTTAAACTTttaaacttattattattattattgttatttataattttttatttttaaaaaaatttttggtGCGGACTCTCAGGCCCAAGCCCAAGCCCACACGCATACCGCTTTCTTTATCCTTACGAAAACGATCATTCGAGTCCAGTACTATAAAATTTTCCGAaccacaaaaggacaaaggtaATGCACACAGCTGCCGAACCGAACTACGAATAGAAGCGATTTACGTTCAGATCCGAAATCCAAAACCCTTCGATACTCGGTGTTGACGATATGGCAGCGGTGGAAGTGGAAAGAAAGCAGGCAGAGGCGGCGGCGGAGACGTGCTCGGCCAAGGCGTCGAAGCAAGGCGAGGGGCTGAGGCAGTACTACCACCAACACATCCACGAGCTCCAGCTCCAGGTCCGCCAGAAGACCCACAATCTCAACCGCCTCGAGGCCCAGCGCAACGAGCTCAATTCTCGAGGTATTCTTGACCCTAACCCTAATACTTTACTTCTTTTGGGATTGATTGGGGGTTCTActtgtattttcaaaccggttaGGTTTAGATGTGGTTTTGGTggtttttcaattatattatAGGGTTAGGGCTTCGGATTgtcaattgttgaaattctgaTAAAGCTTCTCGACTCTGTGAAAGCGATGGTAAAATTTGAAACGGAATGGATAGATTCATATGGAAAAGGTGAGTTTAAGAGTGGAATTTTTGGCGGTTTATCCGATTATAGGACGACACCAGTGACTGTTAAGAACGGTTCATGAATCAAATTTAAGGGGAAATAACCGAGAAAAGATCAAAAGCAATAAGAGTTCTTCTCAAGTTCATGAGTAAAGAAGATGATAACTAATTGTTTATTCTcgataaaatattattttcatttatcaaGTAAAATGGTCGAATAAGCAAAGAAGATGCAAGCTATAATATGTAAATGTTGGTGGAGATAACCTGAATGTGGGTGTTTTTTAAATTCTATAAAAATATGCTTACACTTCCAATTCCTTTAGAGCCATGCGCAGCATGAGTCAGTTTGAATTCTCATCATCTCAgtattaatcattaaatttgtcCCATCCCTTCTTTACTTTGGTGGTGACGATGCAAAATCCCTCTATCAGGAAGTTAGTACTTAATAGAAAGTTTGATGCTCCTCTTTTATTATCATGATGTCATATAGTCGATGTTTCTTCGCAAATGTCATGTAATCTACCAGAGATGGATGTTTTggcctcttttttctctttgttgtactcTACCACAGTGGATTGTGATGGGGATGACCAGCTCTGGTGGTCTCCTTCCCACAAaggaaaatttgatgttagatctttctataaggttcttgcttgcaaagaggctactcattttccttggaaagtatttggcggaccaaggttcctttgaaagtggctttctttgcttggacggctacgcaagggaagatcctcaccttggacaatctcagaaagaagggtgttattgtgattgatagatgttgtatgtTCAAATTGAATGGGGAGTcggtggaccaccttcttcttcattgtgaggttgcttgtgctcTATGGAACGCCATTTTTAAGTCGTTTCAGTTTATCTTGGGTTATGCCCCTTCgagtggtagatttattcgcttgttggtggacgggtggtcgctcgcggagtgcggtcgtgtggaagatggtcccttgttgccttttgtggtgcttgtggagggaacgcaatgaaagacagttcgaggacaaagaaaaaactattgaggaactcatttccttcttttttcattctttgtactcttggtcggctgtGTACCTCGCACCTTTaatgtttagttttaatgatttccttgttttgttttcctcttcctcttgatgcctttcttgtatacttcatgtgtacttgattgcgctttgcgctcgttaatgatatttctcttacttatcaaaaaaaaaaaaatgtcatgtaaTCGTAATGGGTGGGTAGTCATTAGGATTGAAGGATTCATTTGAACATGTTGGCATGATAACACAAGTATCGATTCTAATCAATTGTatcacttttatttttgttgttctctatttcttttagttttctttttctttaaaattttgttggaATTTCTCTATTGGTCAATGGCATTGCTTAATTATGAAAAATTGGCAGTGAGGATGCTAAGGGAAGAACTACAACTGCTCCAGGAACCTGGATCATATGTTGGTGAAGTTGTCAAAGTAATGGGGAAGAATAAGGTTTTAGTCAAGGTAAGTGGTCCTCCTTCGTTTGCTGCTGTTCATGGTGCTTCGATATAAGCACATACATATTTATTGCTTTATTATTTCCATAAATAAGTAAAAGACTATACTTTTTGGAGTTCATATTTTCAACCAAATTTACCCACCCCTCCCTTCCCAAATGCACTCAACTATAATGTTGCAGCTGCAGTTCAATAATTTCTTTGCATTCAACATCTGCATGAAGATTAAAGTCCGCTTTATTTTTCTGTCATGTGCTTGGTACCAATTTATTCTATTGCACTTtgttataatatattaatatatatatatatatatatatatatatatatatatatatatatatatatatatatatatatatatatatatatatttccaataAATATGGTGTTATCAATCATAATGAACGCTTGTGAAACTATGCTCTTAGACATTAAAGATCACTTTGGTACATGTATATGTGACGACCTCTTTTGACCCTAGGggtttaaaatattgatttagATAGTGAGGTCTTCTGTATTTTTCATGATGGAGGTAAGTTCAATTGGAGAGGCGAGGCAAATTTTGTTGGTCCTATGCAACAAGGAATTCATAAAATTGGTTTGGTATCAGTGTACATCAACGTCTTTGATACATTTTTGCCTaatgtttcatatttttttctagGTTCATCCTGAAGGGAAATACGTTGTGGACATTGATAAAAGTATTGATATCACAAAGATCACTCCATCAACAAGAGTTGCCCTCCGTAATGACAGCTATGTTCTTCATTTAATCTTGCCGAGCAAAGTTGATCCATTGGTCAATCTTATGAAAGTTGAAAAAGTTCCTGATTCTACATATGATATGATTGGTGGTCTTGACCAGCAAATTAAAGAGATAAAGGAGGTTTCTCTCTTGCTCTATCTTACTTTCTGCATTTAGGCTTCAATGTATACCTTGGCTCCAGTTGGGAAGTCATGTTAGGTGGTTGAGTGATTAATGGTTATTCATGATATGTAATTATCTTACCAGGTGATTGAGCTCCCAATCAAACATCCTGAATTATTTGAGAGTCTTGGAATAGCTCAACCAAAGGTAATATAATGTTGCCAAGTTGTCATGTCTGTTTGTTGTTTCTACTTGATAGAGATTCATGGTTACAATTTCCCCCAactctaactctctctctctctcatgtaatAGGGTGTTCTGCTATATGGGCCACCTGGTACAGGGAAAACACTGTTGGCTAGGGCAGTGGCCCATCATACCGATTGTACTTTCATCAGGGTTTCGGGTTCTGAATTAGTTCAGAAGTACATTGGAGAAGGTTCCAGAATGGTTAGGGAACTTTTTGTTATGGCCAGGTTTGTTTGATCTTTATACATCACATACTTGATTTTTTTCTAGTGTTGACATAtaaattgtttggtttttttttttttttttgaaatcttcCCCCATGCCCCCCTTTTGTTTGCATTTGCTTTTGTGCTCTCTTTGTAGCTGGTGAcgctttgttttgtttatggAAAACTAGATTAGGAAAAAGATTGTTTGTGTAACACTGGGCCATGTAGTACTGAAGCCTTTTCATCCGTGAAATAAATGTGGTTCATATAGACATATATATCCAGTCTATATGTCTCAGCAAGTGGCTTTCCTGAACATGTAAAGGAATCACTTTGTAGTATCATTGAAATTGTGATAACAGATATCTCTTTTGGTGATATACTTCAATTGTGAAATCACCTGTAATAATTCATTGTCTACTTTTCTGATCTTTTAAATTCTATTATACTTAGCATTTTCAATTTTGTATATGAATTTATCCCATTTCTTTGGCAGGGAGCATGCTCCATCCATCATATTTATGGATGAAATAGACAGTATTGGATCTGCTCGGATGGAATCTGGTAGTGGCAATGGTGACAGTGAAGTTCAGCGGACTATGCTGGAGCTTCTTAACCAGCTGGATGGATTTGAAGCATCAAACAAGATCAAGGTATTGACTTTGTTTTCAGATAGTTAAGTTTTCGGTTCTATTCTTTATTGGGACATCTACCTACCATAACTTGCATCATTGGCAGGTTTTGATGGCCACCAATCGAATTGATATTCTGGATCAAGCTCTTCTTAGGCCAGGGCGAATTGACAGGAAGATTGAATTTCCTAATCCTAATGAGGAGGTATATGTCACAATGACTAACAACATGAATGTATTTAAGTAATGTGTTTCTGTATAGATATTTTCATGTGCCAATATTTTCTCTTACACTACACAATAAgtgattttgctatttttgttttgtaatttttgtttagtTTCTTCTAGTATTTCTATTTCAGTTTCTGAAGtttaatattaatttgattattgtgtgaaaaatttatttatttattcttagcATGCCTATATAATTCTACTCTGTAAATTGTATTTAACATTTTAGTTTCTATTGTGCTTGGAAATTAATCACCATGTAATGGCTGATGCTTAATTTTGAATATACTGAAATGTTGTTTTCCTAATCCTGCAAATTGACTTGCAATCAGATGGAATATGACTCCCCCCCCCTTTTAATATCATGTGCGTATGTAGTCTTATTCTCTTAATGCTAAAGCAATATTATATTTAGTTTACGATATTAGTTTTactaaaattttgatttctttttagCATTGCGTTTTCTTGTGCATCTGCATTTCATAGCCTTCTAATTAAATATTCCTCTAATAGATATATGagtgaatatatgaatattttgatgGCTAATATGATATTTAGGagtcaatttattaatatatcaGTTTGTTGCATGTAATAGAATGTTATTAGTATAAGGTGTGCATATGCTCATTTGTGTTGTTAATGAAATGCAGTCTCGTTtcgatattttaaaaatacattcaagAAGAATGAATTTAATGCGTGGGATTGATTTGAAGAAAATAGCAGAGAAGATGAACGGTGCATCTGGTGCGGAGCTCAAGGTATGTTTCATGCTGGATGATTGCATTTTTTTTGTCTCCTGGGATTAGATGTTATCTACTTCTCTCTGATTTATCCATAGCAGGTTCTGGGGCAAACAGATGTTATTTTGGTGGTTTTTTATTCATTTGCTGAGCTTTAAACCCACTTGGATATGTTCATACTCATTTGATCAGGAGTTTATGCTGGCCAAGTGGCAAGTGCATAGACACACTGCCagaactttttttgtttttcttttcctttctgcTTGTTCTGAAGCCATCTTCTGAGATTCTTAATTACCGAGTgcttaattaaatatttgaatttaACTTACCAAATCTTGTACCCATATCCATAATTAGCTTGAGGGAGTCTGTATTTATATATGCGGCAAAAGATCTGAACTTGAGCCCAGCTCGTTGTggtttggggaaaaaaaaaactggttaaAAACCTAGAAGAAATTTTAGACAAATTCATCTTTTATTGTAAGAAATAGGCATATAATATGAAAATGGGCTGCATTCTTGTACTTGGGGAAGGGTATGAGCCTACCAACAACAGGTTAGTTGATGCAATGTTATGTCGATAAAAGATtgtctttcttttattctattaGCACAAATAGTGCTCAACTCCCTTGGATGGATTTGGATAGAATGTGAAGAATAGTCATGTTAATTCTATCAGTTTTTGTTATAGATATTCTTCTACTGCTGTTCTCCCAACAGTAAAGATCAATAATGCTAGTGCATATTCATATTCTTTACATTCTTTTCTGTCTGCAGGCTGTGTGCACAGAAGCTGGCATGTTTGCTCTGAGGGAGAGGAGGGTTCATGTAACACAGGAAGATTTTGAGATGGCAGTGGCGAAGGTAATGAAGAAGGAGACTGAGAAAAACATGTCGTTGCGGAAGCTGTGGAAGTAGTGTTGTTCTATGTGTTACTTTCCCCTTTGAACCGATGACCTTTGGCTTTTTCATTCACACAAAGCAAACCTTTTATATTCTATGTTATGTGTTGTTCTTTGAGGCTCCACATGAATATGAAAACAGGATGAAGGTGCCTACAATTTGTTGTTGAAGGTTATTCCCGCTGGCAtcgtcgtttttttttttttcatttaattgtaTCTCTTTAGGTGAGACATCTTTGTGTAATACCTGCCTTGTATTTCAAGCTAAATGTCTAATTACAAGGCCCCTTCACGAGGATTATCAGGTGCCATGGAACACAACAGAAACTAATAAATTTAGTCTCACAAATCTTTTGGTTAGATGACAAGAACAATCATAATTTTTGGGAACTGCAGTTGGAGGAGGTCCAGatagagtaattctaaaagttttTCCTGGGTCAACTTTGTGTCTATCTAAAGATGaggtggtttttatttttattttttttaaaaaaaaaaaaaaaaaagatgagatggtttttaaaattactatttgatcaaaatttaaaagtgatcaatcacaagtctaatgatgattttaaaaattatttaatttttagatgGACATAAGAGTCTAAGACGGACTTATAGAATTACTTGGCTCAAATGTTGCTCAAGTTTGCTGGGCATGTGCACTATTAATCTTAAATTTGGTTATCCATTTCATAGCAGTTTACAACTTTCAGGATGTTTATGAGCTACCAGTAATACTAAAAGGaagatttatatattttttttgtcattcaaaaattgatgtagctttgaaaattataaatgattttGTGATAGactattattgaattttgatccaatgacaatttttaaattcacatcaattttgggaggacacaAGGAAAATATGAGTCTTCGTTCTAGCATTACTCCAAAGCAACCATAACATTCATTCCGATTATGTCTTATAAGTTCACTAAAGCATGGCATTGTGAACATGTTCAAATTCTAGGAGGATATGCCTCGCAAAAACCGCTATATGCATAGACGAATGAGGTTAGCAGTTTTAGGAAAGGCGGATGCGAGTCATAATCACATACGTCTACccttttctatatataaacaAAGGCTAAAATGCTAAGGAGCAGCACTTTATTCGGAATTCACTCataaataaattcaccaaaacgatgtcgttttagtGTAGGGTTTTACCTTTAGTTTAAGTTGGATGAACCCGTCATGGGATGTTTGTATTTTCTTGGTTATTTTTAAGCTGGAATGTGGAATCAAAATATAGATTTCATCTAAAACTtagctttaaaaaaagaaaagaaaagaaaagaaaaaaggaggcCTAAGACagtttcaaaatcgtttaaaatatgccCTAAAGAGAGATACAAAGAAGGtcgaaaaatattaaaattggcACAAAAAAACCCATTACCTGATAGGCTGTTAACAGTACAATATTGCCTTCAATAACTATGCGGCTAGCGGTGAGTAACTGCCCGCCTAAGCAGGCGGATGCGGTtcctaaaagtgataaccgcCTAATGCAATTTTCAATTTCAGATGCAATTATAACCACATCCGCAACTTCTTATACAGTCCTACGAGACCTGGTCATTTGCTCTTATATAGCATTATTGGGGCAAAAAATTTCAGATAATGAGATTAGGTGGATAATTaaggtttgtttgttttgacttaaaatattgtccactttttaAGCTGAAAACATTGTTTGGAAAAGTAACTAATTTTTCAGTATTTGGTTGTCcatctcaaaatatttttctgaaaacatGTTCTGCTCTACGGCTCTAGTATGGGTTGCGTTGGTGAGGGTGGCTCTGGTACGGGTTGATATTGGTGGCTGGTGGGAGAGATCGAGGTGGTGTCTGCGGTGTGCCATAGGGTAGTCGGAGGTCTGAAAAGAGGAGCTGCGGATGAAACTCGTCATCCGCCTTAAAGAAAATGCAAACCATTTACAGCAAACATGGGTGTTCTAATTAAGGTTGTT
The Alnus glutinosa chromosome 14, dhAlnGlut1.1, whole genome shotgun sequence genome window above contains:
- the LOC133857273 gene encoding 26S proteasome regulatory subunit 8 homolog A, whose product is MAAVEVERKQAEAAAETCSAKASKQGEGLRQYYHQHIHELQLQVRQKTHNLNRLEAQRNELNSRVRMLREELQLLQEPGSYVGEVVKVMGKNKVLVKVHPEGKYVVDIDKSIDITKITPSTRVALRNDSYVLHLILPSKVDPLVNLMKVEKVPDSTYDMIGGLDQQIKEIKEVIELPIKHPELFESLGIAQPKGVLLYGPPGTGKTLLARAVAHHTDCTFIRVSGSELVQKYIGEGSRMVRELFVMAREHAPSIIFMDEIDSIGSARMESGSGNGDSEVQRTMLELLNQLDGFEASNKIKVLMATNRIDILDQALLRPGRIDRKIEFPNPNEESRFDILKIHSRRMNLMRGIDLKKIAEKMNGASGAELKAVCTEAGMFALRERRVHVTQEDFEMAVAKVMKKETEKNMSLRKLWK